A portion of the Campylobacter concisus ATCC 51562 genome contains these proteins:
- a CDS encoding fibronectin type III domain-containing protein gives MKKFALRILTPFLAAFLAGCGSSVPTQQSMSLPTITSLKTISDMTEVGFEWNPVTDESVVGYYLYRSNPNDANSKMQLVANIKDRFATHYVDRNLAPETTYSYQMRTYSSNAISQPGTIATATTKPLLGSVPFSQAITGLPGRVKVIWRPHPDSTVASYIIQRSDAGANKFSQIAEVNGRLNAEYIDTEVKPGKSYEYRILVKTSSGVVSKPSQNISATTKELP, from the coding sequence ATGAAAAAATTTGCCCTACGCATATTGACACCATTTTTAGCAGCTTTTTTAGCGGGATGCGGCTCTAGCGTACCGACTCAGCAAAGCATGTCACTACCTACGATTACAAGTTTAAAAACTATTTCAGATATGACAGAAGTTGGCTTCGAGTGGAATCCAGTGACCGATGAGAGCGTTGTTGGATACTATCTCTACCGCTCAAATCCAAATGATGCGAACTCAAAAATGCAACTAGTTGCAAACATAAAAGACCGTTTTGCAACGCACTACGTGGATCGCAACCTAGCTCCAGAGACAACTTACTCGTACCAAATGAGAACCTACTCAAGTAACGCCATCTCTCAACCGGGCACGATCGCAACAGCAACTACAAAGCCACTGCTTGGCTCAGTACCGTTTTCGCAAGCTATCACAGGGCTTCCAGGACGTGTGAAAGTGATCTGGAGACCACATCCTGATAGCACAGTGGCAAGCTATATCATTCAAAGAAGCGATGCAGGAGCTAATAAATTTAGCCAAATCGCAGAGGTAAATGGCAGACTAAATGCCGAATATATCGACACAGAGGTAAAACCTGGCAAGTCTTATGAGTATAGAATTTTAGTTAAAACTTCTTCAGGCGTTGTCTCAAAACCAAGCCAAAACATAAGTGCAACGACAAAGGAGTTACCCTAA
- a CDS encoding RluA family pseudouridine synthase produces the protein MVKFNVLNSSRLDIAVAHELQISRNQALNLIKDSLVSVNLKPISKPSFLLSENDEICVNFAPKKEIQNEYEVNFDIPIIYEDDDLIVLNKPPQIVVHQAPSVKEATLVEWLNKKGFMLSNLNGDVRAGIVHRLDKGTSGAIVVAKNNFAHAKLSEQLSDKSMGRIYLALTDLPLKEDVIIDKPIGRNPNNRLKKAIVADAKFAKSAFVNLLSENGINLIVAKLFTGRTHQIRVHLSSINRHILGDDLYGFKSQGDKISRVMLHAYMLYFIHPRTGKRVEFTAKTYDDFNQIIYKKIPKEIFDEKICPTHIDTIFSSFFSGMRL, from the coding sequence TTGGTTAAATTTAACGTTTTAAACAGCTCAAGACTCGACATAGCAGTAGCACATGAGCTTCAAATTTCACGTAATCAAGCTTTAAATTTGATAAAAGACTCCCTTGTAAGCGTAAATTTAAAACCAATCTCAAAACCAAGCTTTTTGTTAAGTGAAAACGATGAAATTTGCGTAAATTTTGCCCCAAAAAAAGAGATACAAAACGAGTATGAAGTAAATTTTGATATCCCAATCATCTACGAAGATGACGATCTCATAGTGCTAAACAAGCCCCCACAAATCGTCGTTCATCAAGCTCCAAGTGTAAAAGAGGCGACACTTGTTGAATGGCTAAATAAAAAGGGCTTTATGCTCTCAAATTTAAATGGCGACGTAAGAGCTGGCATCGTCCACCGACTAGATAAAGGTACTAGCGGTGCTATAGTCGTTGCTAAAAATAACTTTGCTCACGCAAAACTTAGTGAGCAGCTAAGTGATAAGAGTATGGGACGAATTTATCTAGCGCTAACCGACCTGCCATTAAAAGAGGATGTCATCATCGATAAGCCAATCGGTAGAAATCCAAATAACCGCCTAAAAAAGGCGATTGTCGCAGATGCTAAATTTGCAAAAAGCGCTTTTGTAAATTTGCTAAGCGAAAATGGCATAAATTTAATAGTAGCAAAACTTTTCACAGGTAGGACTCATCAGATAAGAGTGCACCTATCTAGCATAAACCGCCATATTTTAGGCGATGATTTATACGGATTTAAGAGCCAAGGCGATAAAATAAGCAGGGTTATGCTTCACGCTTATATGCTCTATTTTATCCATCCAAGAACTGGCAAAAGGGTAGAATTTACCGCAAAAACGTATGATGACTTTAACCAGATAATTTACAAAAAAATTCCCAAGGAGATTTTTGATGAAAAAATTTGCCCTACGCATATTGACACCATTTTTAGCAGCTTTTTTAGCGGGATGCGGCTCTAG
- a CDS encoding FtsW/RodA/SpoVE family cell cycle protein, with amino-acid sequence MIKLDRRILTHFDFIQPFLIIPIIIISYILVSEANDILANKQLVYFGIGFASFCVAFLLPIRRIDWIIPMFYWVCIVLLLSVDLFGVSKLGARRWLEIPFVHFTLQPSELMKPAFLLMLAYLIKQRPPEANGYRVKDFLRLSFYILLPFVLIMKEPDLGTALILLIVGYTILFVIGVNKKIWITIILAIGFLAPVLYENLHDYQKKRIHDFIAEEPSYHVKQSIIAIGSGGLKGKPKDEATQTHFKFLPIATSDFIFAYNIERFGFYGGLFLLGLYGALITHLLSLNYGLKNDYFTQVTTTGIAALIFVYVGVNVSMTIGFAPVVGVPLPFFSYGGSSFVTFMVLFGILQNLLTFRFDRTYSFIKIHF; translated from the coding sequence TTGATAAAACTAGATCGGCGTATTTTAACACATTTTGATTTTATTCAGCCGTTTTTAATAATCCCAATTATCATAATTTCATACATCCTAGTTTCCGAAGCAAACGACATTTTAGCAAACAAACAGCTTGTGTATTTTGGTATAGGTTTTGCATCGTTTTGTGTAGCATTTTTACTGCCCATTAGACGTATCGACTGGATCATTCCGATGTTTTACTGGGTCTGTATCGTGCTACTTTTAAGTGTCGATCTCTTTGGCGTTAGCAAACTAGGAGCTAGGCGCTGGCTAGAAATTCCTTTCGTTCACTTCACACTTCAGCCCTCGGAGCTCATGAAGCCAGCATTTTTGCTGATGCTAGCCTATCTCATTAAACAGCGTCCTCCAGAAGCTAATGGATACAGAGTAAAAGATTTTTTAAGACTTAGTTTTTATATACTTTTACCATTTGTGCTCATCATGAAAGAGCCTGATCTTGGCACTGCACTCATACTTCTGATAGTTGGCTACACTATTCTTTTTGTCATCGGCGTAAATAAGAAAATTTGGATCACTATCATCCTTGCGATAGGCTTTTTGGCACCGGTTTTGTATGAAAATTTACATGACTATCAAAAAAAGAGGATTCACGATTTCATAGCTGAAGAGCCAAGCTATCACGTCAAACAAAGTATCATCGCCATAGGCAGCGGCGGACTAAAAGGCAAGCCAAAAGATGAGGCGACGCAGACGCACTTTAAATTTTTACCAATCGCCACTAGCGACTTTATCTTTGCCTACAATATCGAGCGTTTTGGCTTTTATGGTGGATTGTTTCTGCTTGGGCTTTATGGGGCGCTTATAACACATCTTTTAAGTTTAAATTACGGCCTAAAAAATGACTATTTTACACAAGTTACCACCACGGGGATTGCTGCACTTATTTTCGTTTATGTGGGTGTAAATGTCTCGATGACGATCGGTTTTGCACCAGTTGTGGGCGTGCCACTGCCATTTTTTAGTTACGGTGGAAGCAGCTTTGTTACATTTATGGTACTTTTTGGAATTTTGCAAAATTTGCTAACTTTTAGATTTGATAGAACTTATAGCTTTATAAAAATTCACTTCTAA
- a CDS encoding aminotransferase class V-fold PLP-dependent enzyme, with protein sequence MLNIDEVRKNIILKEGLYYFDYTASGLAYKPIEDEILKFLKTYANTHSDSSSSAVLTQKCYENARAELKSLLGLDDSFYLIATGQGATAAIKKFQEIVGIYISPATRALVGEANLRNLNLPLAIIGPYEHHSVEVSLREGLCDIKRIELDENNEIDYAMLENTLKQNAKRKIIASFSAASNVTGIKTDYKKIYSLIKKYNGILALDVATLSAYENVDCRYFDALFLSPHKLLGGVGSCGLLAIKKELCKNLPTFAAGGTVKYVSRTSHVFTNEVENLEEGGTPPIIQLIRANLAYKLRNEIGLNKIKEAECELGEMFCKELEKIDEVINYCPENLDRLPIFAFNVKGILPYDFAASLSSEFGIQTRAGCDCAGPYGHDLLNLKDNTIFDAKPGWVRVSIHYTHTKEDIKYLINAIKSCIKKHKEI encoded by the coding sequence TTGCTAAATATCGATGAAGTAAGAAAAAATATCATTTTAAAAGAGGGCCTTTACTATTTTGACTACACGGCTTCAGGTCTTGCTTATAAGCCCATTGAAGATGAAATTTTAAAATTTTTAAAAACCTACGCAAACACTCACTCAGATAGTAGTTCAAGCGCGGTATTAACGCAAAAATGCTATGAAAATGCAAGAGCTGAGCTAAAAAGCTTATTAGGCCTTGATGATAGTTTTTATCTTATTGCGACTGGTCAAGGAGCAACGGCTGCGATAAAGAAATTTCAGGAGATAGTGGGAATTTATATCTCACCAGCTACAAGAGCTTTGGTCGGCGAAGCAAATTTAAGAAATTTAAACTTGCCATTAGCGATCATTGGCCCTTATGAGCATCACTCTGTTGAAGTTAGCTTAAGAGAAGGGCTTTGTGATATAAAACGTATAGAGCTTGATGAAAACAATGAGATAGATTATGCGATGCTTGAGAATACATTAAAGCAAAATGCAAAAAGAAAGATAATAGCTAGCTTTAGTGCCGCCTCAAACGTCACTGGCATTAAAACTGATTATAAAAAAATTTACTCGCTGATTAAAAAATATAATGGCATTTTAGCACTTGACGTGGCCACTCTTAGCGCTTATGAAAATGTTGATTGCAGATATTTTGACGCGTTATTTCTATCGCCTCACAAGCTGCTTGGTGGAGTTGGGAGTTGTGGGCTTTTGGCTATCAAAAAAGAGCTTTGTAAAAATTTGCCTACATTTGCAGCAGGAGGCACAGTCAAGTACGTAAGCAGGACATCACATGTTTTTACTAATGAAGTTGAAAATTTAGAAGAGGGTGGCACGCCACCGATAATACAGCTAATACGTGCAAATTTAGCCTACAAGCTAAGAAATGAGATCGGGCTTAATAAGATAAAAGAGGCTGAATGTGAGCTAGGCGAGATGTTTTGTAAAGAACTAGAAAAGATAGATGAGGTGATAAATTATTGTCCTGAAAATTTAGACAGATTGCCTATTTTTGCATTTAATGTAAAAGGCATTTTGCCTTATGATTTTGCTGCTAGTTTAAGTAGCGAATTTGGCATCCAAACACGTGCAGGCTGTGATTGCGCTGGGCCGTATGGACATGATTTGCTTAATCTAAAAGATAATACCATTTTTGACGCAAAGCCTGGTTGGGTACGTGTTAGCATTCACTACACACATACAAAAGAGGATATAAAGTATCTTATAAATGCTATAAAATCTTGCATCAAAAAACACAAAGAAATATAG
- the thiE gene encoding thiamine phosphate synthase: MIEIYAISDDVLMPENLALQYTKEILECGVKFFQFRSKKIPKDERLAGEIFNLCEKFGARFIVNDDILFAAHIGAKSVHLGKDDASIKEAFEILGDDAYVGVSCYDSLELALRAKQNGARYVAFGAMFKSPTKPNAPLCKAQTISQAKEMGMKVCVIGGINSSNIASVARVKPDMIALISAIYKDGMIKKNIENLQRNLLL; the protein is encoded by the coding sequence GTGATTGAAATTTACGCGATTAGCGACGATGTGTTGATGCCTGAAAATTTAGCCTTGCAATACACTAAAGAAATTTTAGAGTGTGGGGTGAAATTTTTTCAATTTCGCTCTAAAAAAATACCCAAAGATGAGAGGCTAGCCGGTGAAATTTTCAACCTATGCGAAAAATTTGGAGCAAGATTTATCGTAAATGATGATATTTTATTTGCTGCTCATATAGGGGCAAAGTCCGTGCATTTGGGAAAAGATGATGCGAGTATAAAAGAAGCGTTTGAAATTTTAGGAGATGATGCTTACGTGGGAGTTAGCTGCTATGATAGCTTGGAGCTTGCCCTTAGGGCAAAACAAAATGGTGCTAGATATGTGGCTTTTGGAGCAATGTTTAAAAGCCCAACAAAACCAAATGCGCCACTTTGCAAGGCTCAAACTATATCACAAGCAAAAGAAATGGGAATGAAAGTGTGTGTTATAGGAGGCATAAACTCTAGTAACATTGCAAGTGTCGCTAGAGTAAAGCCAGACATGATCGCCTTAATATCCGCTATCTATAAAGATGGCATGATAAAGAAAAATATAGAAAATTTACAAAGAAATTTATTGCTTTAA
- a CDS encoding hydroxymethylpyrimidine/phosphomethylpyrimidine kinase — MKNILIIAGSDSVGGAGVQADIKTCEAFSCYAATAITALTAQNTNGVSNIFATNVTNLNEQIKMVDEELNIDAIKVGMLFNKELISCVGSWLEKFHKQGIKIVIDPVCVAKSGSKLLEDDAIASLKELFKFADIITPNIDEAKVLELDSKNLPCDMILKRSMVAEICEDTLFKKNGDVLKFKEPLIKPEIMHGAGCSFASALACLLANGHTKEEAIKLAKKYILNAIKNAITTKFGKRLLNHKVGISD, encoded by the coding sequence ATGAAAAATATATTAATCATTGCAGGAAGTGATAGTGTTGGTGGCGCTGGCGTGCAGGCTGATATTAAGACATGTGAGGCATTTTCTTGCTACGCAGCGACAGCTATTACGGCTCTTACGGCACAAAATACAAATGGCGTTAGCAATATCTTTGCTACAAATGTTACAAATCTAAATGAACAGATCAAAATGGTAGACGAGGAGCTAAACATAGATGCCATAAAGGTTGGTATGCTTTTTAATAAAGAGCTTATATCTTGCGTTGGTTCTTGGCTTGAAAAATTTCATAAGCAAGGCATTAAAATAGTAATAGACCCAGTTTGCGTAGCAAAATCAGGCTCAAAGCTTCTTGAGGATGATGCGATAGCAAGCTTAAAAGAGCTTTTTAAATTCGCAGACATTATTACGCCAAATATCGATGAAGCCAAAGTTTTGGAACTTGATAGCAAAAATTTACCTTGCGATATGATCTTAAAGCGAAGCATGGTTGCAGAAATTTGTGAAGATACTCTTTTTAAAAAAAATGGTGACGTGCTTAAATTTAAAGAGCCACTAATAAAACCAGAGATCATGCACGGGGCTGGATGTAGTTTTGCAAGTGCGCTGGCCTGCTTGCTAGCAAATGGACACACAAAAGAAGAGGCTATAAAACTAGCCAAAAAATATATTTTAAATGCTATTAAAAATGCAATTACGACAAAATTTGGCAAACGTCTACTAAATCATAAAGTTGGCATAAGTGATTGA
- a CDS encoding aminotransferase class V-fold PLP-dependent enzyme, translating to MVNLEHIRENIILKNGIYYFDFTASGLAYKPIEDEMVKILQTYANTHSISSSNAYKTAQTYEDSRRELKSLLGLDDSFYLFACGNGSTGAIKKFQEILGIYASPALKKRYALKPDENSPLVVLGPYEHHSNEISFRQALCEVERIRLDKNGGIDFNHLEQILRINVGREIIATFSVASNVTGVLSDYRKIYTLIKSYGGIVAFDAASFSAYGNIDCDYFDVLFLSPHKLLGGVGSCGLLAIKKILANSDEPTFAGGGTVSYVSKNYAIFVKDSEQLEEAGTPPILGLIRANLAYRLRNEIGFEAIYENESELGEYLEKRLAEIPELTCYHPNNIKRLPIFSFNVTGVSPYELAKVLSKEYGIQTRAGCSCAGPYGHDLLHLKEDALFTHKPGWVRAGLHYTHTLKDVDYLVDALKNSIKKYSSIWKVDDPFSVDKISGCMGDR from the coding sequence TTGGTAAATTTAGAGCATATTAGAGAAAATATAATTTTAAAAAATGGCATTTATTATTTTGACTTTACAGCTTCAGGACTAGCTTATAAACCTATCGAAGATGAGATGGTAAAAATACTCCAAACATACGCAAATACGCACTCTATCAGCTCATCAAACGCCTATAAAACCGCTCAAACTTATGAAGATTCAAGACGTGAATTAAAAAGCTTGCTAGGACTTGATGATAGTTTTTATCTTTTTGCTTGTGGCAATGGATCTACCGGTGCGATAAAGAAATTTCAAGAAATTTTAGGAATCTATGCATCGCCAGCGCTCAAAAAAAGATATGCCCTAAAGCCAGATGAAAATTCTCCGCTCGTAGTACTTGGACCTTATGAGCATCATTCAAATGAGATAAGCTTTAGGCAAGCACTTTGTGAGGTTGAGCGTATCAGGCTTGATAAAAATGGAGGGATCGACTTTAATCATTTGGAGCAAATTTTAAGGATAAATGTCGGTCGTGAGATCATCGCAACTTTTAGTGTGGCTTCAAATGTGACTGGGGTTTTGAGCGACTACCGCAAAATTTATACTCTTATAAAATCTTATGGTGGCATTGTGGCATTTGATGCTGCAAGTTTTAGCGCTTATGGAAATATTGATTGTGACTATTTTGATGTTCTTTTTTTATCTCCTCATAAATTGCTCGGTGGAGTTGGAAGTTGTGGGCTTCTTGCTATAAAAAAGATACTTGCAAACTCAGATGAGCCGACATTTGCTGGTGGTGGAACAGTAAGTTATGTCAGCAAAAACTACGCTATATTTGTAAAAGATAGTGAGCAGCTAGAGGAGGCCGGCACTCCGCCTATTTTAGGGCTTATAAGGGCAAATTTGGCTTATAGGCTAAGAAATGAGATAGGATTTGAGGCAATATATGAAAACGAGAGCGAGCTTGGAGAGTATTTGGAAAAAAGACTAGCAGAAATTCCTGAGCTTACCTGCTATCATCCAAATAACATAAAGCGTTTGCCGATATTTTCTTTTAATGTGACTGGTGTTTCGCCTTATGAATTAGCCAAAGTTTTAAGCAAAGAATATGGCATTCAAACGCGTGCAGGATGTTCTTGCGCTGGGCCATATGGACATGATCTGCTTCATTTAAAAGAAGATGCACTTTTTACTCATAAGCCAGGCTGGGTAAGGGCTGGCCTCCACTATACGCATACGCTAAAGGACGTGGATTATTTAGTAGATGCATTAAAAAATAGCATTAAGAAGTATTCAAGTATTTGGAAAGTCGATGATCCTTTTAGTGTTGATAAAATTTCAGGTTGTATGGGAGATAGATGA
- a CDS encoding DUF234 domain-containing protein translates to MKHLDINELIKFHLVFDEFDLKHSYYDVFEAIEAEILNNFLALMPKFYFESDTNDAIKSALIKLARSDRKKFSVNKILPQSLASKVYAKLFEKNFLLLEKSREVLPKRSKNQMLKKEERGYKVEDKIHFNSHFSRFWFRFIEPNLSLLKAGKNDEILAIIKKEFDEYASLGFEILCGELMAKKFLINGIFLSSFWSRNIELDMLLNIGGKIIVGEAKYKERKVCKNVLNLLLKKCEKLNIKPDIIALFSKSGFSSELRNLKDERLKLYEISDFEELLK, encoded by the coding sequence ATGAAACACCTTGATATAAATGAACTTATTAAATTTCATCTCGTCTTTGATGAGTTTGATTTAAAGCACTCATATTATGATGTTTTTGAAGCAATCGAGGCTGAAATTTTAAACAATTTCTTAGCCTTAATGCCAAAATTTTACTTCGAGTCCGATACAAACGATGCTATAAAATCTGCCCTCATAAAACTCGCACGAAGCGATAGAAAAAAATTTAGCGTAAATAAAATTTTACCTCAAAGCCTAGCTAGCAAAGTCTACGCAAAGCTTTTTGAAAAGAATTTTTTACTGCTTGAAAAAAGTAGAGAAGTACTTCCAAAAAGATCAAAAAACCAAATGCTAAAAAAAGAAGAAAGGGGCTATAAAGTTGAGGATAAAATACATTTTAATAGCCATTTTTCAAGGTTTTGGTTTAGATTTATAGAGCCAAATTTAAGCTTGCTAAAAGCTGGTAAAAATGATGAAATTTTAGCCATTATAAAAAAGGAATTTGACGAATATGCAAGCCTTGGATTTGAAATTTTATGCGGTGAACTCATGGCAAAAAAATTTCTGATTAATGGCATATTTTTAAGTAGCTTTTGGAGCAGGAATATAGAGCTTGATATGCTATTAAATATAGGCGGCAAGATCATAGTCGGCGAGGCAAAATACAAAGAGAGAAAGGTTTGTAAAAACGTGCTAAATTTACTATTAAAAAAATGCGAAAAACTAAATATTAAGCCAGATATTATTGCTCTTTTTTCAAAGAGTGGATTTAGTAGCGAGCTAAGAAATTTAAAGGATGAAAGGCTAAAGCTTTATGAAATTAGCGATTTTGAGGAACTTTTAAAATGA
- a CDS encoding sensor histidine kinase, producing the protein MNEHDIQAGLKSLIEQTYLIENEYKNLTSSYANLQNFIKDIVEILPNAIWVLDENDEIFLQNSEAVRLGKIFKEIPKKEGEINVDGQIYLFKTSSKDNKLIISATNITVEKRTERLASMGQVAAHLAHEIRNPVGSISLLASTLLKRADERTKPIVNQIQKATWRVERIIKATLLFTKGLNINAQIFDFSQLKKECEEAINFYDYSKDIKFSLEFPDGKYMGDLDLLAIVFQNILFNAIDAIEESDDDEGEIILSYEKTPSEHKFIVYDSGEPIKDKAIVFEPFKSSKLKGNGLGLHLCLQIIEAHKGSIEITLNPKTFCINLPIKE; encoded by the coding sequence ATGAACGAACACGATATCCAAGCTGGCTTAAAAAGCCTGATAGAGCAGACTTATCTGATAGAAAATGAATATAAAAATTTAACATCATCTTATGCAAACTTGCAAAATTTCATTAAAGATATTGTAGAAATTTTGCCAAATGCTATCTGGGTATTAGATGAAAATGATGAGATTTTTTTACAAAACTCGGAAGCAGTAAGACTTGGTAAAATTTTTAAAGAGATACCAAAAAAAGAGGGCGAGATAAATGTAGATGGGCAAATTTATCTTTTTAAAACAAGCTCTAAAGACAATAAACTAATAATCTCTGCAACAAACATAACAGTAGAAAAACGCACCGAGCGTCTTGCCTCTATGGGTCAAGTAGCAGCTCACCTAGCCCACGAGATCAGAAATCCAGTAGGCTCTATCTCGCTTTTAGCTTCAACTCTACTTAAAAGAGCTGATGAACGCACAAAGCCTATCGTAAATCAAATACAAAAAGCTACATGGCGAGTCGAACGCATAATCAAAGCCACTCTACTTTTTACAAAGGGACTTAACATAAATGCACAAATTTTTGACTTTTCGCAGCTTAAAAAAGAGTGCGAAGAGGCTATAAATTTTTACGACTATTCAAAGGATATTAAATTTAGCCTAGAATTTCCAGATGGCAAATATATGGGCGACCTTGATCTACTAGCCATCGTCTTTCAAAATATTTTATTTAACGCTATTGATGCCATCGAAGAGAGCGATGATGATGAAGGAGAGATTATTTTAAGCTATGAAAAAACACCAAGTGAGCATAAATTTATCGTTTATGATAGTGGCGAGCCTATCAAAGATAAAGCCATAGTCTTTGAGCCATTTAAAAGTAGCAAGCTAAAAGGAAACGGCCTTGGACTACATCTTTGCTTACAGATCATAGAGGCTCACAAAGGCAGTATCGAGATCACACTAAATCCAAAAACATTTTGCATAAATTTACCAATAAAGGAGTAA
- a CDS encoding cysteine hydrolase family protein, with the protein MNIQNELEAFKKSLQTLDLREISNNGAKNVAFICIDMIEAFAGSGALASQRVAALSKGIATLFDRAWRDFGFRNFILIEDRHTSDSKEFENFLPHAILDTNEIKTVKEIENLSFFKEFKTFYKNSLSIAFNKEFEKFLEQNPQIDTFVITGDCTDMCVYQCVSYLKLRANEYNKKARVIVPFDLTQTYDIPGHNGDFYHEMFSLHMKLALGADVVKSIKF; encoded by the coding sequence ATGAACATACAAAACGAACTTGAGGCTTTTAAAAAATCTCTTCAAACGCTTGATTTGAGAGAAATTTCAAACAATGGAGCAAAAAACGTTGCATTTATCTGTATTGATATGATAGAAGCATTTGCTGGCAGTGGCGCGCTCGCTAGTCAAAGAGTAGCCGCCTTATCAAAAGGGATCGCGACACTTTTTGATAGAGCGTGGAGAGATTTTGGCTTTAGAAATTTTATCCTTATAGAAGATAGGCACACCAGTGATTCAAAAGAATTTGAAAACTTTTTGCCACATGCTATACTTGATACAAATGAGATAAAAACCGTAAAAGAGATAGAAAATCTAAGCTTTTTTAAAGAGTTCAAGACATTTTATAAAAACTCTTTAAGCATTGCGTTTAATAAAGAATTTGAGAAATTTTTAGAGCAAAACCCACAAATTGACACTTTTGTTATTACCGGAGATTGCACTGATATGTGCGTTTATCAGTGTGTTAGTTATCTTAAACTACGAGCCAATGAATACAATAAAAAAGCAAGAGTTATCGTGCCGTTTGATCTTACACAAACATATGACATACCAGGACACAATGGCGATTTTTACCACGAGATGTTTTCTCTTCATATGAAGCTAGCACTTGGCGCTGATGTGGTAAAGAGTATTAAATTTTAA
- a CDS encoding DUF6882 domain-containing protein: MFLDKLGVDKSNWSELFSACVGKATLLQKRAFKLLVEGSNWQVDFDSGKIYFDGREFDMQFIGSESFSSNTWLWGYENINGFDERLLELANKARAFGEKFGLSAFSTPRFELDENFNGYTISMVLCTAFDEQNYYRIEYEGGAAYVAFRADVVFEEPVLANEILSVVNECISSYELDHKIFIKGLLLSCDMKFSESPNEIVANKYELSFKFDELNRLINISSKL, encoded by the coding sequence ATGTTTTTAGATAAGCTTGGCGTAGATAAAAGTAACTGGAGCGAGCTTTTTAGCGCATGTGTTGGCAAAGCGACATTACTTCAAAAACGTGCATTTAAGCTACTTGTTGAAGGTAGCAATTGGCAGGTTGATTTTGATAGTGGTAAAATTTACTTTGATGGGCGTGAGTTTGACATGCAGTTTATTGGCTCTGAAAGCTTCTCGTCAAATACGTGGCTTTGGGGTTATGAAAATATAAATGGCTTTGATGAGCGGCTACTTGAGCTTGCAAATAAAGCACGTGCGTTTGGCGAGAAATTTGGACTTAGCGCATTTAGCACGCCACGATTTGAGCTGGATGAAAATTTTAATGGTTATACGATTAGTATGGTTCTTTGCACCGCTTTTGATGAGCAAAATTATTATAGGATAGAGTACGAGGGAGGAGCGGCGTATGTGGCTTTTAGAGCGGATGTGGTCTTTGAAGAGCCAGTGCTAGCAAATGAGATTTTGAGCGTAGTAAATGAGTGTATAAGCAGTTACGAGCTAGATCACAAAATCTTTATAAAAGGACTTTTGCTAAGCTGTGATATGAAATTTAGCGAAAGTCCTAATGAAATCGTAGCGAATAAATACGAGCTTAGCTTTAAATTTGACGAGCTAAATAGGCTCATAAATATTTCAAGTAAGCTTTAA